The following nucleotide sequence is from Trifolium pratense cultivar HEN17-A07 linkage group LG2, ARS_RC_1.1, whole genome shotgun sequence.
tccagttgccaGGTTAGAAGCAATAAGAATTCTTTTAGCATATGcatcacataaaaatattaaattatttcaaatggatgttaaaagtgcttttttaaatggttttctaaatgaagaggtttatgttcatcaacctcctggttttgaaaatgaaaagaaaaaagatcatGTGTTCAAACTTTCAAAAGCTTTGTATGGTctaaaacaagctccaagagcttggtatgacatATTAAGTGCATTCTTAATCAAGAACAatttttctagaggaaaaattgacacaactctttttacaaaaattgataaattggatttattaattgttcaagtctatgttgatgatattatttttggatcaacaaatgaaaaattatgtgaaGATTTTTCCCATCTCATGCAaaatgaatttgagatgagcatgatgggagaactgagatattttcttggtttacaaattaaacaagaaatgaatggaatttttatttgtcaagaaaaatatattaaagatcttctcaaaaaatataaaatgaatgaagCCAAAATTATGGCAACTCTCATGCATCCATCTACAAATTTGGATAAAGATGAGGAAGGAAAAATTGTTCCTGAAAAGAAATATAGAGGTATGATTGGATCTCTATTGTActtaactgcaagtagaccagacataGTTTTTGCAGTAGGTTTATGTGCACGTTTTCAAACTTCTCCTAGAGAATCGCACCTAACTGCTGTTAAAAGAATTTTCAGATATCTTGTCGGTACTACTAATCTTGGTCTTTGGTATAGcaaagattctatttttgatttaatagcTTATTGTGACGCTGACTACGCTGGagacaaaattgaaagaaaaagtacaagtggtgcatgccaatttcttggaaAAGCACTCATAAGCTGGTCatgcagaaaacaaaacacGATAGCATTATCTaccactgaagctgaatatGTGTCAGCTGCAAGCTGTTGCTCTCAAGTTCTATGGATTAAAAATCAGCTTGAGGATTTCTCAATAAGGTACGAAAATGTACCTatttattgtgataatactagtgcaattaatttgtcaaaaaatcccattcaacattcaagatccaagcatattgagataaaacatcattttattagggatcatgttaataaaaaggaaattgaattgattttcgTTGACACTGATAATCAACTAGCAGATATCTTCACTAAACCTTTAGTAAAAGATCGTTTTAATGTGTTAAAAGAGAAACTAAAAATCATCCAAAATCCTAATATAAAATGATTATCCTAAGAAAGGAAATCTTATCTCTTATGACAACCTTCTTAAATGATCATTTTAAAAAGGGCTACTACAATTAGTGATCATTACATCTAGGTAAAAATATATCTTCCCAATACAACCCTTCAAATCACTCCTCTCTGCTTTCTTTCTCGGTTAACAAACCACTTCTCAAACCAATCAAATCATTCACTC
It contains:
- the LOC123904118 gene encoding secreted RxLR effector protein 161-like; translation: MNEAKIMATLMHPSTNLDKDEEGKIVPEKKYRGMIGSLLYLTASRPDIVFAVGLCARFQTSPRESHLTAVKRIFRYLVGTTNLGLWYSKDSIFDLIAYCDADYAGDKIERKSTSGACQFLGKALISWSCRKQNTIALSTTEAEYVSAASCCSQVLWIKNQLEDFSIRYENVPIYCDNTSAINLSKNPIQHSRSKHIEIKHHFIRDHVNKKEIELIFVDTDNQLADIFTKPLVKDRFNVLKEKLKIIQNPNIK